The window TCACCCTTCGATCGGTCACGGTCAGCGGACCTCAAGGCCTCTCGCTACAGGCAAGCGGCGCGGTGCCGATCAGCGGCAGCGGCCTGAACGTCAACCTCTCCGGCTCGGCGCCGCTGACGCTGGCGGACAGGTTCCTCGTCGATCGCGGAACGCAGCTTTCCGGCATCGTGGAGTTGAGCGGGTCGGTGACCGGCAGCATCAGCGATCCCAACGCACGCATCATGGTGTCGACCAATGGCGCACAGGTCGTCGATCCCGAGAGCAATGTCCGCCTGCGCGACATCAGCGTGATGGCGAGCCTCGACGGGCAGACCGTAACGATCCGCTCCGCAAACGCGGCCCTCGCCACCGGGGGATCGATCTCGGCCAGCGGCAACATCTCGATCGACGCCAATGCAGGCTTCCCCGCCGACATTCGGATCGTCTTGAACCAGGCCCGCTATGCCGATGGAACGATGGTCGTCGCAACCGTGAACGGCAATCTGGCGGTCACCGGCGCGCTGACCAGAGACCCCCTCATTTCCGGCGATATCAATGTCGAGCGCGCGGAAATCACCGTGCCGGAAAACCTCGCCGGGGGTGCTGCCGCGATCGACGTGATCCATCGCAACCCGCCGCGCGGCGTGGAAGAAACCCTTCGCCGCGCCCGCGCCAATGACGGCACCCCCACGCCGTCATCGCGACCGAGCGTCGTCCGCCTCAACGTCAATGTCAGCGCCCCTGCCCGCATCTTCGTGCGCGGCCGCGGCCTCGACGCAGAGCTTGGCGGAAGGGTGCAACTCACGGGTCCCGTGACCGACATTCAACCCGTCGGCGGGTTCGAGCTCGTGCGCGGTCGCCTGTCGATCCTCGGTCAGCGCATCACCTTCGACGAAGGCACGGTGACGCTGGTCGGCGATCTCGATCCGTTCCTGAACTTCGTGGCGCGCTCTGCGGGAAGCGACATCACGGTCTTCATCACCGTGTCCGGTCGCGTCTCCGATCTCGACATCGCCTTCTCGTCACAGCCGCAACTGCCGGAGGACGAAGTGCTGGCCCGGCTCGTCTTCAACCGTGGCCTCGACGAACTCTCGCCGCTCCAGATCGCACAACTCGCGGCCGCCGCGGCCGAACTCGCCGGCGGTGGAAACACCTCTCTGCTGGGAAGCCTGCGCAGTGCGACCGGCCTGGACGATCTGGACGTGATCACCGACAGCGAAGGAAACGCTGCTGTGCGCGCCGGCCGCTACATTCAGGACAACATCTATCTCGGCATCGAGGCAGGTGCCGGCGGCACGACACGCGGCACGATCAACCTCGACATCACCGAGGGATTGAAAGCACGAGGCGCGGTCGGATCGGATGGAGATACATCCCTCGGCGTCTTCTACGAACGAGATTATTGAAGCGTGTCGGCGCTCCCTGGACGGGAGCGCTGAGGGGCCTGTCAGACGTCGCGCTTCTTCGGTGCGCCCGTGGTGGTCGTTGACGTCACCGAGACGGGATCGCTCGCCGGGAACGTATCTTCAAGGCCTTCCTCCAACTCGTCGCCCGACGTCTTGTGCGCCTGCTCTTTTCTCAGCGAACGTGCTGCCGGGGTCTCCTTGACGACTTTTTTGGCATCGCTGGACTTGGTCATATGCGTCTCCCTCAGTTGAATTCGGTGTCGCTTTCAACGCGCGGATCGCCTTTTCGCTCCACGCCGCGACGAGGGCAGGAACGGATTGCCCCCGGCGGGCATTGAGTTCTCGAAGGGCCACTTGGAAGGACCTAGGAGACACCCCTATGAACACGCTCGAAGTCGACCAGTTCTGGAGCGATTTGAAATCGTTCGAGATGTGCATGCTCGTCACGCGCGACACCAATTTCATGCGATCGCGGCCCATGAAGGCTCATTTCATCGACGATGACGGGACGGTGCGGTTCCTGACATCGATCGACGCCCACAAGGTGGATGAGATCGCCGCGCACCCCGTGGCAAACCTCGTTTTCGTCAAACCCGATGACAATAGCTGGATATCCGTATCCGGCGCCGTGCGTATTTCCGTCGATCGGCCTGACGTCGATATGCTCTGGGACGAGGCCGCAAGCAGTTGGATGCCGGCCGGAAAGGACGAGGCCGCCGTGCTCATCGTCGAGCCGGACATCGCCGAATACTGGTCGTACCCGGAAAGCGAACTGCGCGCGAAATGGGAGCTGCTCAAGGGAGAACTGACCGGCGTGCCGCCAGACCTTGGCGACCATCAGAAAGTGCGCCTCGATCAGGCGTCGTAGCGGCGCGGGAATGTCGAGAGCGCGCTTGAAGCCGCACGCACGCCGCGTGCGGCGGCTTCCGCGAGGTCGGCATCCTCACTCAGCGCGGCAAGAAACGCCGCGTTGAACGTGTCGCCTGCGCCGACCGTATCGACCACCTCGACCTCCGGCGCTTCGATCGATCGAACACGGTCGCCCGCGAGGATACGGACGCCGTCCGCGCCGCATTTCACGACGATGATCTTGGCCGGAGCGAGGCTCAAAAACAGCGTGTCGAGTGCGGCTTCGAGCTGTTCGGCATCGACTATGCCCATCGCCTCCTCGGCATTGATCAACGAGAAATCGGCCTCATTCATCCATGTTTGCATCTGCGCCCGGTTTCGTGCGGTCCAGCCGCCAGTCGGCCAGCCGGGATCGATCGCGACAGTCCAGCCAAGACGTTTCAGCGCAGCAATCAACTCCGAAGTGCCGGTTTCGATCTCGGGCATGAGGAATCCGCCGGAGATGATCGCGAAATTCTTCTCACCGGGCGCTGCCGGAAGCCGCTGGACTAGGTCGTCCAGCCGCGACTGATGGAGGTGCCCCGTGGTCGTGAAGAAGGCGCGGTCGCCGCCTGCGTGCACGATCCCGACCGTGACGGTCGTGGCCACGTCCATCGCGATCCACGTCGAGAACTGGCCGTCGAACTGCGCCGACAGCCAGTCGCCCATCATATCCGCGCCGACACCCGCAATCAGCCGGTGCGGTACGCCAAGCCCGGACAATGCAAGAGCCGTGTTGCCCGCCGAGCCCCCTGCCCGCATCTCGCTGCGCGGCAGGATCACCTCGGTGCCGACGGCAGGCCAGCCATCGACCTCGCCCATCACGAGATCGACATTGACATTGCCGAGAACCAGGATGCGTTCACCACTCATTGGTCGATCAGGCACCCACGCGCGCCACCCGCGGCACGTAGTCTTCGAGCTCGGGAGCCGGAAAGCGCACGGTTTCGCCGGTTTCGGCCGAACGGTAGAGCCCGATCAGCATCTCGACGACTGCGAGGCCGTCATGGAAGGTCTCAAGCGGTATCTCGCCCTTGCGGAAGCATTCGACCATGTGGCGGTTTTCGTCGGTGTAGCCGTAGACGCCCGCCTCGTCTTCGAGGACGGGCATGAGGCCCTGCTCGGCATTCTGCTTCTCGACAAGGTCTTCGCCTTCCGATCCTGTCACTTCGCGCGACATGAAAACCTTCAGGCCCGTCGCCAGCGAATTGAATTCCATCGCATATTCCGGCCCGAGAAGTTCGAGCTGGATACGCAGGCCGGCTCCGACATAGGCCCACGACGTCGATGCCTCGATGATCAGTTCGTTGCCGTCCTCGTCCTCCAGCGCGATCGTCGCCCGCGCGAAATCCTCGGACGGACGGTTGCGGTAATCGACATCCGAGCCGAAGCGCTTGCGAAGCTGGTCGGCATAGTGCGGGCGCGTCCATTTGAGATGCGCGACGGTTCCGCTGACCGACTTCACGGTCAGCGAGTTGCGCGGTGCGCCCGGCGCGGTCAGGAGGTGCCGGCCGACCTCGACCGAGTGGCACATCATGTCGGACAGCACACCGCCGCCCTGCTTGTCGCCCTGCCAGAACCAAGCCTCGTGCGGGCCGGAATGTTCCTCGGCCGCGCGCGCCAGATAGGGCCTGCCGGTCGTCGACGCACCGCGTCGCCAGATGATCTCCTTACCGCGCATGACCGGCGTGCAGAACACCTGGTTCTCCAGATAGCCGTGATTGAGCCCCGCATCCTCGGCGAGCCGCAGCATCTCGCGTGCTTCGGAAATCGTCCGCGCCAAAGGCTTCTCGCAAGCCACCGCGAACACCGTCGATCGCCCGGCCTTCACCTCGGCGTGGATCGTGCGCATGACGTCGAGACGCGTATAGTTCGGCGAGAGAATCCAGATCGCGTCGACGTCGCCGGCCTGGCAGAGGCTTTCCAGAGTCTCATGCGTCGTGCAGGTGCCGAGGCCGAGTTCAGCGACGAGACCTGCAATCCGGTCGCGCTTTGCGGCGCTGCGGCTATGGACACCGGTCACCACGACATTGCGCACGCCCAGCATCGAGCGCAGGTGAAACTCGGCGATGAAGCCGGTCCCGACCAATCCGACGCGCAGCGTGTCCCTGGGTTGAAAGCTCATCCTGCTACTCCATGAATGCTAGGTGATGCGTGGTGCTGCGGCCGAGCCGCGTATCTGCAAAGCGGTCGCCATCTCGATGCGCGGCGCGCTGCGCGCCTCGCCGGACAGAACGTCGAGCAGAAGCTCCATGGCCTTCTGCCCGATCTCCGTGCGCGGCTGGCTGACCGTGGTGAGCGGCGGATGGAACGCCTGGCTCAGGAACAGGTCGTCGAAGCCCACCACGGAGACATCGCGCGGAACATCGAGCCCCATGCGCCGCAATTCGTTGATGACGCCGAACGCCATCTCGTCGTTTGCGACGAAGATCGCGGTCGGCGGCTTCGGCAGCGCAAACAGGTCGCGACAGAGCCGTTCGCCGGTGTTGAGAAGATAGTCGCCCAGTTGCTCGTAGCCGTCCGGCACGTCGAGGCCGGCGGCAGCCATCGCGCCGCGATAGCCGTCGCGGCGGCGTATGCTCATGATTTCCGGCACAGGCCCGCTGATATGCGCGATCCGGCGATGCCCGA is drawn from Mesorhizobium sp. CAU 1732 and contains these coding sequences:
- a CDS encoding Gfo/Idh/MocA family oxidoreductase; the protein is MSFQPRDTLRVGLVGTGFIAEFHLRSMLGVRNVVVTGVHSRSAAKRDRIAGLVAELGLGTCTTHETLESLCQAGDVDAIWILSPNYTRLDVMRTIHAEVKAGRSTVFAVACEKPLARTISEAREMLRLAEDAGLNHGYLENQVFCTPVMRGKEIIWRRGASTTGRPYLARAAEEHSGPHEAWFWQGDKQGGGVLSDMMCHSVEVGRHLLTAPGAPRNSLTVKSVSGTVAHLKWTRPHYADQLRKRFGSDVDYRNRPSEDFARATIALEDEDGNELIIEASTSWAYVGAGLRIQLELLGPEYAMEFNSLATGLKVFMSREVTGSEGEDLVEKQNAEQGLMPVLEDEAGVYGYTDENRHMVECFRKGEIPLETFHDGLAVVEMLIGLYRSAETGETVRFPAPELEDYVPRVARVGA
- a CDS encoding pyridoxamine 5'-phosphate oxidase family protein, whose amino-acid sequence is MNTLEVDQFWSDLKSFEMCMLVTRDTNFMRSRPMKAHFIDDDGTVRFLTSIDAHKVDEIAAHPVANLVFVKPDDNSWISVSGAVRISVDRPDVDMLWDEAASSWMPAGKDEAAVLIVEPDIAEYWSYPESELRAKWELLKGELTGVPPDLGDHQKVRLDQAS
- a CDS encoding carbohydrate kinase family protein gives rise to the protein MSGERILVLGNVNVDLVMGEVDGWPAVGTEVILPRSEMRAGGSAGNTALALSGLGVPHRLIAGVGADMMGDWLSAQFDGQFSTWIAMDVATTVTVGIVHAGGDRAFFTTTGHLHQSRLDDLVQRLPAAPGEKNFAIISGGFLMPEIETGTSELIAALKRLGWTVAIDPGWPTGGWTARNRAQMQTWMNEADFSLINAEEAMGIVDAEQLEAALDTLFLSLAPAKIIVVKCGADGVRILAGDRVRSIEAPEVEVVDTVGAGDTFNAAFLAALSEDADLAEAAARGVRAASSALSTFPRRYDA